AGAACAGAGGATAAAGAGCTGAATGTGAAAGAATGGGAATTGCTGAAGCACGACCTCAACTTAAACAAAAGCTTTCAGTTATTAATGTATGCATGGCTTTATCATAAAAATAGTGTCGTTAAAAATTTCAATAGTGTTCAGTCGGGTATAATTAGTTTCCGCCAGCTGAGTGCCGGATTAAAAACTGTTAAAATTGTTGATAGTGATAAAATCACTACTGACCATCTGCAGAAATTCGAAATAGTGCTTAAAAGTATATTGGAAGAAATTTACGATCCCGCTGTTTCGTTCAACAAAACGGAAGATAAAGCCGTCTGTGAGTATTGTGATTTTAAAACGATTTGTAGCCGATAAACCTGTTCTATTGGGTTTTGCTGTATGAACGAGATCAGAATTAGTTGTGAGAACCTGGATTGACCGGTTGTACATAATACGGAGTAGATCGTTGCATTTATGCTGAAATTTATCCCGTTCACGATATAGTATTGAGCGCGATTTAGTTGGGTATAATTCGTACTTTAGTTGATATAAATACCATTGAACATGAGAAAATTATTTGTCATCATTCCTTTTTTATTCGTTGGCATTGCTAATGCACAGGACCTGGAACCAACCCTCACAGAGGCTTGCTTAACAGTTAATGTAGCTGATAATAAAAAGAAACCCCAGGCCGGTGAAGCGGTAACTTTTGAAAATACCACCACTAAAAAGCAATATAGCGGTATTACAAAAGAAGATGGGAAATTTAAAATACTTGTTCCTAAAGGAGCGACCTATAAGTTGAAGTATAAAGCCTTCAGCACGAATGTTGATTATTCAACACTTACACTGCTTGTTTCAAAAGATACGCTTGTAAGTTTTGATGTGAACATTATTTTTGATCTGCCGAAAACCTATACACTCGATAATGTTTTTTTTGATACCGGCAAAGCCTCTTTGCGGCCTGAGTCATCAAAAGAGCTGAATGAATTGGCTGAATATATGATGCTTAAAAAATCGCTTGTTATTGAGATCGCGGGCCATACTGATAATGTGGGGGCTAAGGATGTCAACCAGAAGCTTTCAGAAGATCGGGCCAAAACCGTTCGGGATTACATAATAAAAAAAGGTGTTGCTCCGGATCATGTTACTGCCAAAGGATACGGGGATGCACAGCCTGTCGCGGATAACAGTACAGATAAAGGCAAGCAAAAAAACAGGAGAACGGAAGTCAGAATAGTTAAGGAATAGAGTTGTCTATTCTGTAAATTTATACCCCACGCCTCTTATTGAATGGAAATGTTTTGGTTCCTTCGGATCTCTTTCAAAGTATTTCCGGAAAGCTAAAATATAATTATCTATGGTTCTCGTTGATGGGTAAACATCAACTCCCCAGACGGTTTCAAGGATCTGTTCACGTGACACAACTTCTCCTTTGCGATCAATAAGTAATTTCAGTAACATCACTTCGCGTTTACTGAGCTGTTGTCTTTGTCCCTGAACACCTGTAATTTCGAATGTTAAAAAATTAATATTGCTTTCGCCAAAGGTATAGGTGTCGGCTGTTTTGTCAGCGTGATATGTTTTCTCAGAGCGTTTTAATAAAATTTTAATACGAAGTAAAAATTCTTCCAGGTTAAATGGCTTGGCTAAATAATCATCAGCTCCGAGCTTCAGGCCCTTTATCCTGTCATCACTCCCGGCCTTAGCCGTTAAAAATAAAACAGGAACAGTTGTGTTTTCCAATCGTATTGTTTCGCAAAGCGTATAGCCGTCCATTTCGGGCAGCATTACATCCAGCACAAGCAGATCATATCGCGCAGAACGGAATTCCAGCAAGGCTTTTTTACCATTGTCGGCCGTCTGAACAAAATAACCTTCCAGCTCAAGATTAAGTCTCAGCATATTACGAAGGTGTTCTTCGTCTTCAACTATTAATATTCGTTTTGTGGCCATTGTTTTGCTTCGGTATAAAGTTAATAATAAGTAACTTTGTATTAGCCGGGGCGTTATAAGTAGAATTTAAAAATAATTGCGGAATTTTTGTTGATCTGAGCGGGTCGGGAGTGACAAAACGCGATGCCGGGTAGCTTGGTGGGGAGGAATCGTTTTGTCTTGATTTCTTTTGTTACTTTTCTTGATCAAGCAAGAAAAGTAAGTGAAGAATTTCAAAATGCTTAAATGAATCTAATATGGAGAATATTCAACAACTCATCGCTTCTACAGCATTACCTGAGGAATTAAAGATAATTGCCGAAAAAATTCTGAATAATGAGCGTATCACCATCGATGAAGGAGTAACACTGTATTACAAAGGCGAGTTAGGTTTTGTTGGCACACTCGCCAATCACATCCGCGAACAAAAACACGGTAACAAAACTTTTTTTAACCGCAACTTTCACATTGAGCCAACTAATATCTGTGTATTCGACTGTAAGTTTTGTTCCTACTCACGCTTGTTAAAGCAAAAAGAAGGATCATGGGAATTAAATGAAGAGCAGATACTGGACATTATAAAAAAGTATGATGGACAACCTGTAACTGAAGTACATATAGTGGGAGGGGTTCATCCCAAAATGGGATTAAAATATTTTGCCGATCTGATTAAAAAGATAAAACAGTATCGTCCCGATCTGCACGTTAAAGCCTTTACCGCTGTAGAATTGGAATACATGTTCCGCAAAGCGAAAATGAGTTATGAGGAAGGTTTGAAATACTTTAAGGATTATGGACTTAATTCATTACCCGGAGGCGGCGCCGAAATTTTTGATGAAGAAGTGCGCAAACAAATTTGTGAGGATAAATGTACCAGTGCGCAATGGCTGGAGATACATGAAACGGCCCACAAATTAGGTATTCCCTCAAACGCGACCATGTTATACGGGCATATGGAAAAATTCGAACATCGTATTGACCACATGAATCGTTTGCGTACACTGCAGGATAAAACCAATGGGTTCAATACATTTATTCCGCTAAAGTTCCGGAACAAGGATAATCAAATGAGTCATTTACCGGAAGTAAGTGTGGTTGAAGACCTCCGCAACTATGCCATCGCCCGTATTTTTATGGATAATGTTGCGCATTTGAAAGCGTACTGGCCGATGATCGGGCGAACCACAGCACAGTTGTCCCTGAGTTTTGGTGTGGATGATATTGACGGCACTATCGATGATAGTACAAAAATATATACTATGGCCGGTTCTGAGGAGCAGAATCCCGCTTTAACTACTCAACAGTTAGTTGAACTCATCAAACAAGTAAATCGCCAGCCCGTTGAACGCGATACTTTGTATAATGTAGTCCGGGATTATTCTGCCTGTAATTTTTCCGATAAAGCGGAGGTGGTTCAGTGAATTCTTTCGTCCTGCTTTAGAGGTTGTTTGAAATTTATCCCTGCATTTTGCTATGGCGCCTTTTTTCCTCATACTTCGTTACTTTTTTCGGCAAGAGGTCGCTGAGCTATTGCCTGTAAAAGTGCCTCGTCTGAGAAAAAAATGCGCTCATATAAATTTACAGGTATAAATTTAAACAACCTCTTAAATATGGGGAAGAACCTGTTTTCTGAATCCGTCAGCAACCACTAATTCTTTTGATCCCGCAGCGTATTTGTAAAATCCGTTCCCGCTCTTAACACCAAGGTGGCCTGCAGTTACCATATTTACCAATAACGGACATGGAGCATATTTCGGATTTCCAAAACCTTCGTGTAATACTTTTAAAATTGA
The sequence above is a segment of the Bacteroidota bacterium genome. Coding sequences within it:
- a CDS encoding OmpA family protein, with protein sequence MRKLFVIIPFLFVGIANAQDLEPTLTEACLTVNVADNKKKPQAGEAVTFENTTTKKQYSGITKEDGKFKILVPKGATYKLKYKAFSTNVDYSTLTLLVSKDTLVSFDVNIIFDLPKTYTLDNVFFDTGKASLRPESSKELNELAEYMMLKKSLVIEIAGHTDNVGAKDVNQKLSEDRAKTVRDYIIKKGVAPDHVTAKGYGDAQPVADNSTDKGKQKNRRTEVRIVKE
- a CDS encoding response regulator transcription factor, whose amino-acid sequence is MATKRILIVEDEEHLRNMLRLNLELEGYFVQTADNGKKALLEFRSARYDLLVLDVMLPEMDGYTLCETIRLENTTVPVLFLTAKAGSDDRIKGLKLGADDYLAKPFNLEEFLLRIKILLKRSEKTYHADKTADTYTFGESNINFLTFEITGVQGQRQQLSKREVMLLKLLIDRKGEVVSREQILETVWGVDVYPSTRTIDNYILAFRKYFERDPKEPKHFHSIRGVGYKFTE
- the mqnE gene encoding aminofutalosine synthase MqnE is translated as MENIQQLIASTALPEELKIIAEKILNNERITIDEGVTLYYKGELGFVGTLANHIREQKHGNKTFFNRNFHIEPTNICVFDCKFCSYSRLLKQKEGSWELNEEQILDIIKKYDGQPVTEVHIVGGVHPKMGLKYFADLIKKIKQYRPDLHVKAFTAVELEYMFRKAKMSYEEGLKYFKDYGLNSLPGGGAEIFDEEVRKQICEDKCTSAQWLEIHETAHKLGIPSNATMLYGHMEKFEHRIDHMNRLRTLQDKTNGFNTFIPLKFRNKDNQMSHLPEVSVVEDLRNYAIARIFMDNVAHLKAYWPMIGRTTAQLSLSFGVDDIDGTIDDSTKIYTMAGSEEQNPALTTQQLVELIKQVNRQPVERDTLYNVVRDYSACNFSDKAEVVQ